The genomic stretch TCAGATGGTTTTGCTCTGCATTGCAGCCGTAGCAAGGAGAAGACTCAACTGAGGACCATCCATACTAAAAAATGAAGACGATTCTCTCCTCAGAGACGATGGACATCCCTGACGGCGTTAAGATCAAGGTTAACGCCAAGATTATTGAAGTGGAGGGGCCCAGAGGGAAGCTTAGCCGCAACTTCAAGCACCTTAACCTCGACTTCCATCTCATGACCGACGAGGAGACCGGCAAGCGCAAGCTCAAGATTGATGCCTGGTTCGGCTCCCGCAAGACCAGCGCCGCCATTCGAACCGCCCTCAGCCACGTGGAGAATCTTATCGCAGGTGTCACTAAAGGTTACCGTTATAAGATGAGATTTGTCTACGCTCACTTTCCCATTAATGCTTCCATTACCAATGGAAACAAGTCCATTGAGATCCGTAACTTTCTTGGAGAGAAGAAGGtacctttttaaaaaaaaaaaaaaaattattttcggCAACATTAACGGGTAGAATAGCAGTAATAGTTTTGCTTGGAATCCTTACTGGTCTGGTAGTATTACTGAACAATTTAGAACTTTTAAAATGGTGCCGTCTGTTGAtagttgctttttttttttaatatgaacaatttaatttctatgtttttttgTGAGATATGATGATTTCATTAATGggattttcaaaaaaaattagtttttgttGCGGCATGATCAAATTAGGAGCCAACAAATTTGATTATGGATTTCTAAGtgattatcttataattaatgtCTTTCACTGAAAAGAGTGGTGTTTAGACTCCATTTACCAGCATACGCGTTCCTGTGAAATTGCACTGTGGCACTTTATCAGGTTTAGGTGCTATACGAGCAGCTGCTGGGTTTAATGGAATCAGATTCTCTTTTTACTGATGTGgagaattttgtttttggtaacAACAGGTTCGAAAGGTGGATATGCTTGAAGGTGTGAACATTGTTCGATCTGAAAAGGTAAAGGATGAGCTCATATTGGATGGAAATGACATTGAGCTAGTGTCTCGGTCTTGTGCTTTGATTAATCAGGTGATTCTTCTTTCTCTGTATACATGTTTACACATTTATGCCAATCTATGTTCTTTGTGTAGATGCATATTCGCATATTCTGACTGTATAGTCTTTATTTTGAACAGAAATGTCATGTGAAAAACAAGGACATCAGGAAATTCCTTGATGGTATTTATGTCAGTGAAAAGGGGACGATATTGGAAGAAGAatgattaattttcaattttatgtcATATGGAAGTATTATGTTCTTTCTTCCacctctttgttttgtttttgtggGGTTTTTTGTATTAGAGAATTTTGGATTTCTGTCTTACAAGTCTTTAATGGTTTTCTTACAATATGTTATGGATATTATAACTTTACCATATCTCTATTGAAATCTACCTTCAAGAGGTTATGAGTATTATATTAACACATCAACTATAGAAGATATTTGTAATCATGGAATGCAAGCTGATGGTTTGATCAGAAACCTCTTTCAAGGTTTTTAGGGTCTTGGCCGGGTTATAGAGCTCTTGTTGTCTTGATGAAATACATTTTTTCCCTTCCCAAAACCAGACCTCTTcaccaataatttttttgatttatttattgatgttgAGTTGTATGTAGCATTCAAAATGATCCTCAAGTGGGCTTATCTATTCAGGAGAAATAAACATGGCAACTCTGTAATTGAGGGTATGTTATATGTAACACAAATGTTGAGAAAGTGTAAATGTTTTGTTGCAGAACTGTCTCTGAGCCACTGGGTATTAAAATCACTACTCTTTGTCGTATCATTTACCAAATAGTCCTCTCATTATTACCTGTTGTATGCAGCAAATGCAAAACCATCCACCAGGGCCACCTTAAAACATGACCAGTGGTTGAAGGGTATTCGCAAAATACCCAAGTCAATCTTATGGAAACAGATCCATGTTTTGGTGACGTCCATCATGtccattattattttacctctGAATCCCAAACATATAAGTTAGGGGTTTGTGAACAAAGATTTAAGATTTCCGAGTATGAGGCCTAGCTTCCTTGGTGTTACCAACCAAAACAAACCAGTCACATATTGATACACATAAAGTGTATAGCTATTTGTGCATTTAAAGTGCAtagacatagttttattgttgataaATACTTTGGTTACATAGAAAGGTAAGGGTAAGAAGTACTAATTTTTTCGTGCTTTTGATGTACATAAGTGATCCTCTTCAACTAATTCATCCAACCCAAGGATAAATCCACCTATAAATATTCAAAGGGAAATGAGCTCTTGATGTGAAATCAATATCAAATGctgaagaaatgaagaagatCAAACAACCCTTTAGTAACTTGGGcttctttatgtttataaatgTATCTGCAAACATGCAAAACCTATAGTAATACTACAAATGAACCAAAAtactagttttaatttttttttttttttgtctcttaaTAAAAAGTACATGTTATAggataattttcttaataagaCCACAAGCATTAGAAGAGAAATGGCATCTTTCAAGTACAAAATAATAGacgataaaaatataaataaaaactcttCTCATGATAATGCATATATTATGAAGTTAAGCCACATTGCCCATGTTTAATTGGTGTCTATTTAGGTGAAGAGTGATCTGCCACCTAAATAAGGTGACTGTGTCGATCTGGCGCGATGGatttaaagaataattaaattatccccTGAGGTTTGATTAACTAGCAATAATCCCCTTGAGATCTTTAATGAAGGTTGAGtttgtttattatttcaaaaactcCGGGGAAATTGTGGTCGGTAGATCAAACTTTGGGGGGTCAAGTGAAAATCTTTTgttaagagaaaaaagaaaagtttggcTAGTAAAGATtcttttaaagtaatatttataatCATGTTGGGTTAGGTACGAGAGAATCCAAAGCATACTTTAATACTCTGCTTTGTAGAATATGCCATGTGAAATGATACTTGAGCAATGTCTTTTCTGAAGTGCTTCTGGGTATTATCTTCTTTATCTGCGTTCTTGACTTTTGTGTTATACTGATTTTTAAATGggaaaaacacataaaataatattatttaaattgtatttttttttttaatcctctgttttaaatgtttttgtaaACTAAATTTCATACAGGAGATATCTTAAAAACGTGTTTTATTTTatggtaaattattaattttaccgCCTTATCAATTAAAGATTGTTAAgttaaaatctaatatattttaaaaagggaaattataataaatatctaaaattagagggtgttaaaaaattgcccaaaactctaaggtttaagcaaaaatgccctcaatttgagaaatgaccaaactgcccttatatataataCCCACATTTTCACtgttttactgtttaaaatcagagaaaattttgaatctcCCACAGGTCAACGGGTTTTCGTCTTTTTCGTcgactttttatatttttcgataactgaaaatgacaaataaagataatatatcatctcacttcttgtttgaatcaatttattgttaggattattgagatttgagggagattttgaggtttgaatgtttagggtatcgattttgaacaatgcataaaatattttgatttttgatagttttgcttgaatttcttaaggagttttgtgttattggatgtatagatttgatttatattgaaattagaggctgaaatgCCGATTTTTAGCcgaaaaatgggttagatctaCCAGTGTTGCGGTAACTCCCACAGGTGCCCGTGGGATAGGGGGAAATgtaacgttttcaaaattttaggggaagGGGGAACAGGGGGAGATCCACGGGGGTCCGtgggaaattttacactgaacaaTGGGGCAGtccgtgaaaaccgtgggttgggtggaaagtaactttttaaaaattacaaggtctatatgagacagactttgaacaaccataacttttgatccaagAGGAGTTACGAGacctataatatatcaacgcgaagctcgtttcgagctctataacaacaactAGCTTTGCCTGTTGCAtcaaatttggaggccaaaataaaactgtttcaatgtgtattatgcagtttttttattttatcaaatttatgatttttggtttttataattttgagtttgtttgtgaccgggctagactttttttatatataattttcaaatatgatatttgtaattatgatttgcttttttagacacgttttGCGATATACTtacgaaatttttgatcgattttttggttttctcgttcataagctatttgaacatgtagttttcaaaattcagatctgtttttttaaattttcaagtaattttctattactggcattctaaggtatttcaatatatatatttattcatagcatgttattttcaatgtagttttcacgaattaattttttcgattcgaattcaaaaatatgaatttctttttttcgaatgaacccgtagtaattgatattaagtaaaaatgagtatttaagtgatataagaaatgtatgtaatgagagtgagagtgagagtgagagtggggaagtttatataaatgtgatgaaaggtaattttggtattttaaaaaaaaattagggcgtttttgcttagaaatagggAATTTGtgtatttttgcttagaaatagtgaaattgggcatttttgcttaatggaggggtaatttggctatttattataatttcccttttaaaaactataaaatatatttgaaaatataataatattattcttataaaaaagactattttttttatcaaactcACAGGGATAACAATGAAAGGACAATTGATCAACATACAACAATTAGCTAAAGAATTTCATGCAACGACTACACATATCATCTACCCGCTACTCCATAACAAAACGTGAATAAAAGATCTTCTGttcaaaaataaagaagagtaaCTCTCAATAGTTACTACTATTTTCCACAATCTTTTCAACATACAACTATAATATctgattattataaaattgttttctaTAACGTTTCCAACCATGATTGGAAAGCAATCAACTCACAGTAAATTGAGAGACGCATGATCCTCCATTTTCTATAGTAATATGTATTTAACGTCCAACtatgtaattatttatgtatgtgACTCTAACCTCTTGTTTGATAAATATAGGATTGCACGAGGCTAAGGGACAACACTTTTGACATTCATGTTGTTacactatcaaattatattatgaaataCTCAATAAAATAAACGTGGATGTAGGCTTGCAAGTAGCAAGTCGaaccacataaaaaaaaaacattatattcattacaatCTCACATGTTTCAAATCACCTTGCATCAAATTCACATTCATGATTTGATGTACTCGTATCTAGTATTTTTATAgacttaataatttaacactAGAAAGAGAgtcttttaaagatattttatgtCCTGATAATCACATCACTTTTCCAAGCTTTTTCCTAATGGCTCGTggaataagaaaaaagaatactTTGATTGACGAAGTCATTGGAAAGCTCAATCTCAATCATAGTGTCACTCATTCTTTAGGACCATAAGAATTTGTTAACAAAATCCAATTTGTTTTAACAGTTGGAGATTAACCAACAACATCGAATGAACAAGTGCAATTGAAGGGTACCACTGAAACCCTCACTAATGTCATCACCTCTCTGATCCAATATATGTATTATGTTGTCACAATAGTGACCATAGGGACACCAATTTCCTAATGATCAATAATCATCACAAGGATTCAAGCCTCTTGCACAAACATTCAAAGTCTTCACCAACAAAGATGATTGTAGGGTGTCTTTAacatacaaaagaaaacttatgtGATGGAACTGCCACCCTCCATCATGATGAAAGTAATGTAAAACATGTAGATCTTAACTTATGTAACGATGGTGTCAACAGATGACATGCAAGTAGGCTTGACAAACAATCACACCAGGTTAGGTCAAAACAAGTATAGGGGAAATGTATTGCTTATACGggcaaaaatttttaaaacttataattaaCCCCACAAGTGGACCCATGATTTACCTGtgaatgttagtttttttaattaattttacaaattacatTAAGGGAGAAGGGAGATCGGggtataaaatttttgtattttgaaaCCATTGACTCTCCTATCTGTTGTTcttaaaaacaatgaaaatgtcTATAAAAGAACATGATTTAGGCATAATTagtcaaaactgaaaaatttaatttcaagaatCTACAGAAAGAAGTCAAAACTGAACAAGAAGAGAAGGAATGACATTACCCAAAGAAGAGATCGCGAAGGAGGATTGGACGTAAACGGTGAACTATACTTTTGAGAGTGAGTCGTGGAGGACCACATTGAAAAATTGATCTTGATTTTGGAGTCAACAAGAAGGattcagaagaagaagaatttggtTAGAGAGCTTGACAATCGTTTCTACTGAAAAGGTTGAAGGTGAAGAGTTTGATGAGGTTGGAAACTATCGTAGCAGTGGAAGAGGAGCACAGAAGGAGATGTGTTGGAGTGAAAGGAGCACAGAGACATGGGATTGGGATTTGGTGTTTTGTGAGTTTGGTTGTCactgagaaagaaaagaagcaggGTAAAAACTGTAAAACATGGAATATGAAGATTTTATCGGCACTcggtttgaataatattttattattaaaataaaaatattattttgagtataaattattattatatttaataaaattcgataaaaatgactaaatataattaattattgtatttggttagaggtaataaaataatataagtatattaatttatttattttaggtataattattctaaaatatgttttatgtttttgttatattaattaaaaatgatattatttttatcttaaaaattaataaataaagagataattataataaaattaagatcaccttgataatattttaatacttaagatagaagtggtaatcagattgtttcttatattatctgtcatatcaCCATTGATAATGAACGATTACCGAAATCTTTTTATtgcttataaatcaaataaagtaatat from Mangifera indica cultivar Alphonso chromosome 6, CATAS_Mindica_2.1, whole genome shotgun sequence encodes the following:
- the LOC123218093 gene encoding 60S ribosomal protein L9, giving the protein MKTILSSETMDIPDGVKIKVNAKIIEVEGPRGKLSRNFKHLNLDFHLMTDEETGKRKLKIDAWFGSRKTSAAIRTALSHVENLIAGVTKGYRYKMRFVYAHFPINASITNGNKSIEIRNFLGEKKVRKVDMLEGVNIVRSEKVKDELILDGNDIELVSRSCALINQKCHVKNKDIRKFLDGIYVSEKGTILEEE